A genomic segment from Petrotoga sp. 9PW.55.5.1 encodes:
- a CDS encoding BMP family protein, whose amino-acid sequence MKKFFVLSLIILGLISTFGFKVTMVTDAGGLGDKSFNDGTWEGVQRAIKELENVEGNVIISKEQTDYLQNLSTAAKESEVVIGVGFLMSDVLFKVAAQFPDTYFIGIDIEPSPNQPVPSNLALYTFREEEGGFLLGYLAASMTKTDKVGFIGGLEIPPVKRYEIGYRSGVKAYNQIKGKNVDVITGYVGSFTDSSKTKQIALSQYNFGADIIFTGVSTGAVIDAAKETGSTFYRLEPNASLKDVIDSYYEQGRGYFVIGYDMDQDYMAPGYVLTSSRKKVDVATFEGIRSAIYDRTFNSGHQVLGIAEDGMGISLMKYTKGFVPNEVIAELSYLQKVVKDGDLMVPSSETQFNSVDFSYIEFPF is encoded by the coding sequence TTGAAAAAATTTTTTGTTTTATCTCTGATAATCCTTGGACTAATTTCTACTTTTGGGTTCAAAGTTACTATGGTTACGGACGCAGGAGGTTTAGGAGATAAATCTTTTAATGATGGAACTTGGGAAGGAGTGCAAAGAGCTATCAAAGAATTGGAAAACGTTGAAGGGAATGTAATTATTTCAAAAGAGCAAACTGATTACCTTCAAAATTTAAGCACAGCTGCAAAAGAATCAGAGGTAGTAATTGGCGTTGGTTTTTTAATGTCCGATGTTCTTTTTAAAGTTGCTGCACAATTTCCAGATACATATTTTATAGGAATAGATATAGAACCTTCTCCCAACCAACCCGTTCCGTCTAATTTAGCTCTCTACACCTTTAGAGAAGAAGAAGGTGGTTTTTTACTGGGATATTTAGCGGCTTCTATGACAAAAACTGATAAGGTTGGTTTTATAGGTGGATTAGAAATTCCTCCCGTTAAAAGATATGAAATCGGTTACCGTTCTGGTGTTAAAGCGTATAATCAAATTAAGGGTAAAAATGTAGATGTGATTACAGGGTATGTTGGAAGTTTTACAGATTCATCAAAAACAAAACAAATAGCTCTTTCCCAGTACAATTTTGGAGCTGATATTATCTTTACTGGAGTAAGTACGGGAGCTGTAATAGATGCTGCTAAAGAAACGGGTTCTACCTTTTACAGATTAGAACCTAATGCTTCTTTAAAAGATGTTATAGATAGCTACTATGAACAGGGCAGAGGGTATTTTGTAATAGGCTATGATATGGATCAAGATTATATGGCCCCAGGATACGTTTTAACAAGCTCTAGAAAAAAAGTCGATGTTGCTACTTTTGAAGGTATCAGATCGGCTATTTATGATAGAACATTTAATTCAGGGCATCAAGTTTTAGGAATAGCTGAAGATGGAATGGGAATTTCTCTTATGAAGTATACTAAGGGATTTGTTCCTAATGAAGTAATTGCCGAACTTTCTTACTTACAAAAAGTTGTAAAAGACGGGGATCTAATGGTTCCTAGTTCAGAAACACAATTCAATTCTGTGGATTTTAGTTATATTGAATTTCCTTTTTAA
- a CDS encoding chemotaxis protein CheW — MESELKIVTFNIGKDKFGLDIMKVDAVIEYEEATTLPNTSDYFEGIINYRNEEVLPIINLRKKFRMPDFDDKTLAKVIVLKMDERKVGIMVDDVKNVRSINQDLIDEKPKIGGIRQADFISGIARLEDGMLIVLDIDKLITKEEKIAIDEVVTD, encoded by the coding sequence ATGGAATCTGAACTTAAAATAGTAACTTTCAATATTGGTAAAGATAAGTTTGGGCTCGATATTATGAAGGTGGATGCCGTAATTGAGTATGAAGAAGCTACTACCCTCCCTAATACTTCCGATTATTTTGAAGGTATCATTAACTACCGAAATGAAGAAGTTCTACCCATAATTAACTTAAGGAAAAAATTTAGAATGCCTGATTTTGATGACAAAACACTTGCAAAAGTAATTGTTCTTAAAATGGATGAAAGAAAAGTTGGCATCATGGTCGATGATGTTAAGAATGTTCGAAGTATTAATCAGGATTTGATTGATGAAAAACCAAAAATTGGTGGTATTCGTCAGGCGGATTTTATAAGTGGTATAGCCCGTTTAGAAGACGGTATGTTGATAGTTCTTGATATAGATAAATTGATAACAAAAGAAGAAAAAATCGCAATAGACGAAGTAGTAACAGATTAA
- the flgK gene encoding flagellar hook-associated protein FlgK has product MCAMTLNGLLNTGLLGVYTNKIAMSVVAHNISNANTEGYSRQSPSIVTTDPIKLTTMGSGGRAIAFGTGSTVSDIQRIRDEFLDSQFRETSSRLSYWENIYSNIHYVEQLFGEPGETGLRTMYDNFWASMEELKTDPSNEAAKAQIVSRADELVNTMKDLNYRLEQLNEDINNEINLRINEINGYLERIADLNQKILTSGSLSGSPNDLLDERDRLLDKLSELTDVRTTYLANGQLSLAIGDKVVLNGSSYQKIKALTITGEKDNYQAYVGNNLLTFNDGKMAALFELRDEIIPSYQTSLDEFGLYLVDTTNLIHKEGWDSTGTITGANFFSDISAKRGFEDSRLFRIAGYSDVFHPDNINYVTSNKNFYTDPNINWNDFSLYSVSSGSDPASYPDSLEYDANSNSIYFDDSSGFLNKLIVDVAGDFFKNYGFPTKEVGAYKIDASKIESGSLEFSINDETYTISFDDKDGLVNKINSGSGGYLKVIDDTDTVTGEGYIYIVPTTKVPNADLDTIVLNDVEGSLSDMQAQKVILDALDTSEPTLNNILGSNDTLQMSINGIKIEINPLKDTANDLVDKINTTNTGVTASITPHGSFVLRAGNMIDFDLNNVTIRGSENLFVGLGLLEGDINNNNQITLISPNFTQADIEQQFSKADILRIEKEIGIINQVSVSSTLKNNPSLLAVDLGYYDSNNYFPTGPGNVTVWDEISKLNKANLLDNGKVGFSDFLGSIVTEMGVKGETADKMRLNSETLNSQISLEREKIMGVSIDEEMTNLVKYQQAFNASARVITAVSQMMDTVINKLGVG; this is encoded by the coding sequence ATGTGTGCTATGACTTTAAATGGTCTATTAAACACAGGATTATTGGGAGTATATACTAACAAAATAGCGATGTCTGTAGTTGCACACAATATATCTAATGCAAATACAGAAGGGTATTCTAGGCAATCCCCATCAATTGTTACTACAGATCCCATTAAATTAACAACTATGGGAAGTGGTGGTAGGGCAATCGCTTTTGGTACAGGTTCTACTGTAAGTGATATCCAACGAATCAGAGATGAATTTTTAGATTCCCAGTTTAGAGAAACTTCTTCAAGATTGAGCTATTGGGAAAACATTTATTCCAATATTCATTATGTGGAGCAATTATTTGGTGAACCCGGAGAAACCGGGCTAAGAACTATGTATGATAATTTCTGGGCATCTATGGAAGAACTGAAAACGGATCCTTCAAACGAAGCAGCTAAAGCTCAGATAGTTTCTAGAGCTGATGAATTAGTGAATACAATGAAAGATCTTAATTATAGATTAGAACAATTAAACGAAGATATAAATAACGAAATAAATCTAAGAATAAATGAAATTAATGGTTATTTGGAAAGAATTGCTGATTTAAATCAAAAAATTCTAACTTCTGGATCTCTAAGTGGTTCTCCTAATGATTTGTTGGACGAAAGAGATAGATTGTTGGATAAACTTTCTGAATTAACAGACGTTAGAACAACTTATCTTGCTAACGGACAATTATCTTTGGCGATTGGAGATAAAGTAGTATTAAACGGAAGTAGTTATCAAAAAATTAAAGCTTTAACTATAACAGGCGAAAAAGATAATTACCAAGCATATGTGGGTAATAATTTGTTAACTTTCAACGATGGTAAGATGGCTGCTCTTTTTGAATTAAGAGATGAAATTATCCCTTCTTATCAAACAAGCTTGGATGAGTTTGGTTTGTACTTAGTAGATACGACAAATTTAATTCACAAAGAAGGTTGGGATTCTACAGGAACCATTACAGGTGCCAACTTTTTTTCTGATATAAGTGCAAAAAGAGGTTTTGAAGATTCAAGGTTATTTAGAATAGCTGGATATTCTGATGTTTTTCATCCAGATAATATAAATTATGTAACTAGTAATAAGAATTTTTATACTGATCCTAATATTAATTGGAATGATTTTAGTCTTTATTCAGTTTCATCAGGTTCTGATCCCGCTTCTTACCCGGATTCTCTTGAATACGATGCTAATAGTAATTCTATATATTTTGACGATTCTTCAGGGTTTCTAAACAAATTGATAGTTGATGTAGCAGGTGATTTTTTTAAGAATTATGGATTTCCAACTAAAGAAGTAGGAGCCTATAAAATTGATGCTTCAAAGATTGAGAGTGGTTCTCTAGAATTTTCTATTAACGATGAAACGTATACTATTTCGTTTGATGATAAAGATGGTTTGGTTAATAAAATAAACTCAGGGTCTGGAGGATATTTAAAGGTTATAGATGATACTGATACAGTTACGGGTGAAGGATATATATACATAGTACCTACAACAAAGGTACCAAATGCTGATTTAGATACAATTGTGTTGAATGATGTTGAAGGTTCTTTATCTGACATGCAAGCTCAAAAAGTTATCTTAGATGCTTTAGATACTTCTGAACCAACTTTAAATAATATTTTGGGTTCGAACGATACTTTGCAAATGAGTATAAACGGGATAAAGATAGAAATTAATCCCTTAAAAGATACCGCAAATGATTTAGTTGATAAAATTAACACTACAAATACAGGAGTTACAGCATCAATAACTCCACATGGTTCGTTTGTTCTTAGAGCAGGAAATATGATAGATTTTGATTTAAATAATGTTACTATTAGAGGTTCAGAGAATTTATTTGTTGGTTTAGGGTTGTTAGAAGGAGATATTAATAATAATAATCAAATAACTCTTATATCTCCAAATTTTACTCAGGCAGATATTGAACAGCAATTTTCAAAAGCAGATATCCTTAGGATAGAGAAGGAAATTGGAATTATTAATCAAGTTTCAGTTTCATCTACATTAAAAAATAATCCTTCATTATTGGCAGTTGATCTGGGATATTATGACAGTAATAATTATTTTCCAACTGGTCCTGGTAATGTAACTGTGTGGGATGAAATATCAAAGTTAAATAAGGCTAATTTGCTAGATAATGGGAAAGTCGGTTTTTCAGATTTTCTGGGTAGTATCGTAACTGAAATGGGTGTAAAAGGGGAAACTGCTGATAAGATGAGGCTTAATAGTGAGACTCTAAACTCACAAATAAGTTTGGAAAGAGAAAAAATTATGGGTGTTTCAATAGATGAAGAAATGACTAATCTTGTGAAATATCAGCAAGCTTTTAATGCTTCAGCTAGAGTTATCACAGCTGTTAGCCAAATGATGGATACTGTAATAAATAAATTAGGTGTAGGATAG
- the csrA gene encoding carbon storage regulator CsrA: MLILSRKIGESIVIQVGDKKIKFTVVEMNNGNIKIGFEAPKDIKIYRNEVYEEIVTQNKASILSSVDKLKVLIESMPNRIKKAKNIKAEEEEIDGTK; encoded by the coding sequence TTGTTAATATTATCTAGAAAAATAGGAGAATCAATAGTTATACAGGTAGGGGACAAAAAAATCAAATTTACCGTTGTAGAAATGAATAACGGTAATATTAAAATTGGGTTTGAGGCTCCAAAAGATATAAAAATATATCGTAATGAGGTTTACGAAGAGATAGTAACTCAAAATAAAGCCTCTATATTAAGTAGTGTTGATAAACTGAAGGTTTTAATTGAAAGCATGCCTAATAGGATAAAAAAAGCTAAAAATATTAAAGCCGAGGAGGAAGAAATAGATGGAACAAAATAA
- a CDS encoding flagellar biosynthesis anti-sigma factor FlgM, which produces MDINNINPAGRENLDKLNHKNLDRLSLKKDLKEENKQSVYEITGESKKYIELSNRIPEVREDLVNKLKDAIKNGNYKVDIESIVNKMFE; this is translated from the coding sequence GTGGATATCAATAATATTAATCCGGCAGGAAGAGAAAATTTGGATAAATTAAATCATAAAAATTTAGATCGATTATCTTTAAAAAAAGATCTAAAAGAGGAAAATAAGCAAAGTGTATATGAAATTACAGGAGAATCTAAGAAGTATATAGAATTATCAAATAGGATCCCTGAAGTGCGAGAAGATTTAGTAAATAAACTAAAGGACGCTATAAAAAACGGTAATTATAAAGTAGATATAGAAAGTATTGTAAATAAAATGTTCGAATAA
- a CDS encoding cupin domain-containing protein, producing MEQNKAIIGKAKEVKPLIINNEITKDVEKRILIGKSNFDAPNFVMRLFTVKPGGHSPKHSHRWEHEIYIVKGKAEVFDGEKYNLVEENSFVYIPGGVEHQLKNAGEEDLEFICVIPTSADEE from the coding sequence ATGGAACAAAATAAAGCAATTATAGGTAAAGCCAAAGAAGTAAAACCTTTGATAATAAATAATGAAATAACAAAAGATGTTGAAAAAAGAATTTTAATAGGTAAAAGTAATTTTGATGCACCAAACTTTGTTATGAGATTATTCACTGTTAAACCTGGCGGACATTCTCCAAAACATTCTCATAGATGGGAACATGAAATATATATAGTTAAAGGCAAAGCAGAAGTTTTTGATGGAGAAAAATATAATCTAGTAGAAGAAAATAGTTTTGTCTATATACCTGGTGGTGTAGAACATCAATTGAAAAATGCAGGCGAAGAGGATTTGGAATTTATTTGTGTCATCCCCACCTCAGCTGATGAAGAATGA
- the flgL gene encoding flagellar hook-associated protein FlgL — MRITENFLNKRTLGDLQGVLRKYSDLNSQLTTGKKVRYPSDNAAIASRVSNLDSRLREIERYQSNIETAQNYANMYDSSIQELNSVFLRIKELAVRGANDSLSEVDRKAIATELEKINTHLVSIANTEISGNYIYGGATNNQKVVGIDENGEFKILVPPQANIKQKISVGGQDIEYGKTVYDVFVTDSGASVFGIVDRLSKAIDSGDNSLIQKELGNIDEIQSKALKAISDVGATQRIFELTSSRMKDFNTFSTDFLSKESDADMAQVVMELAMQQNVLQAALKAAGNIIPPTLADYL, encoded by the coding sequence ATGAGAATTACAGAAAATTTTTTAAATAAAAGAACCTTAGGTGATTTACAAGGTGTTTTAAGAAAATACAGCGATTTAAATTCTCAATTGACTACTGGTAAGAAAGTTCGTTACCCTTCAGATAATGCGGCTATTGCTTCTAGGGTGTCTAATCTAGATAGTAGATTGAGAGAAATTGAGCGTTATCAATCAAATATAGAAACTGCTCAAAATTATGCTAATATGTATGATTCTTCGATACAAGAACTCAATTCTGTTTTTCTAAGAATCAAAGAATTAGCTGTTAGAGGAGCAAATGATAGTTTGAGCGAAGTTGACAGAAAAGCGATAGCGACAGAGCTTGAAAAAATCAACACACATTTAGTATCTATTGCTAATACGGAAATATCTGGGAATTATATCTATGGTGGGGCAACCAATAATCAAAAAGTTGTAGGAATTGATGAAAATGGGGAGTTCAAAATATTAGTACCACCCCAAGCAAATATTAAACAAAAGATATCAGTTGGTGGACAAGATATAGAATATGGGAAAACGGTTTATGATGTTTTTGTAACTGATAGTGGTGCATCAGTTTTTGGGATAGTAGACAGATTATCAAAAGCAATTGATAGTGGAGATAACAGTTTAATTCAGAAAGAATTAGGTAATATAGACGAAATACAGTCAAAGGCTTTAAAAGCTATATCTGATGTAGGTGCTACACAAAGGATTTTTGAACTGACCTCTAGCAGAATGAAAGATTTTAATACTTTTTCAACAGATTTTTTATCAAAAGAAAGTGATGCGGATATGGCTCAAGTGGTTATGGAATTAGCTATGCAACAAAACGTTTTACAAGCTGCTTTAAAAGCTGCGGGTAATATTATTCCTCCGACTTTGGCAGATTATTTATAA
- the fliW gene encoding flagellar assembly protein FliW, giving the protein MIEEFETKLGKVKIDTDKIVIFEYGIPGFESLKKFAILDPDSTYPIMWLVSLEDKDVAFPVTIPNLIRNDYEFILPKDLTEYLNLEKPEDAIILSILTIPENEEDITINLAAPIIISQNNHKGIQYLIDDSKYMIRHRLKEELERNEELLSVQKDGE; this is encoded by the coding sequence ATGATCGAAGAGTTTGAAACTAAATTAGGTAAAGTAAAGATTGATACTGATAAAATAGTAATATTTGAATATGGTATTCCTGGGTTTGAAAGTTTAAAAAAATTTGCAATTTTAGACCCCGACTCTACCTATCCTATAATGTGGTTAGTTTCTTTAGAAGACAAAGATGTAGCTTTTCCAGTTACGATACCTAATCTTATAAGAAATGATTATGAATTTATTTTACCTAAAGATTTAACAGAATACTTAAATTTAGAGAAACCAGAAGATGCTATAATATTAAGTATTCTTACTATTCCAGAAAATGAAGAAGATATAACAATAAATTTAGCTGCACCGATAATTATTTCACAAAATAATCACAAAGGAATTCAATATTTGATCGACGATAGTAAATATATGATTAGGCATCGCTTGAAAGAAGAGTTAGAAAGGAATGAAGAATTATTATCTGTTCAAAAAGACGGTGAATAG